One genomic segment of Manis pentadactyla isolate mManPen7 chromosome 1, mManPen7.hap1, whole genome shotgun sequence includes these proteins:
- the SLC26A6 gene encoding solute carrier family 26 member 6 isoform X3, with protein sequence MEPRRRDYCVERPVLSQGQLEALGRRGLAPGTRRWRPRLQCSRARARALLLQHLPVLAWLPQYPVHTWLLGDLLSGLSVAIMQLPQGLAYALLAGLPPVFGLYSSFYPVFIYFLFGTSRHISVGTFAVMSVMVGSVTESLAPDEAFLQAENATVNKTARDATRVQVASTLSVLVGLFQVGLGLVRFGFVVTYLSEPLVRGYTTAASVHVLISQLKYVFGVHPSSRSGPLSLIYTVLEVCQKLPQSVVGNVVTAAVAGVGLAAVKLLNDKLQHRLPVPLPGELLTLIGATGISYGVGLKHRFGVAVVGDIPAGLIPPAAPSPQHFAKLVGSAFTIAVVGFAIAISLGKIFALRHGYRVDSNQELVALGLSNLVGGIFQCFPVSCSMSRSLVQEGAGGSTQVAGAVSSLFILVVIVKLGELFQDLPKAVLAATILVNLKGMLTQVTDIRALWEANRPDLLIWLVTFVATILVNLDLGLVVAVVFSLLLVVARTQLPRYSVLGQVPGTDIYRDVAEYSEATEVPGVKVFRSSATVYFANAELYSDALKQRVRPGPLVRGCVSEGPPPHRAHALPPALCLQCGVDVDRLISRKKLLLQRALGSGRHKGTLQEQAAACEDTSAANNVHTSIRDAESGCEDCKAEVSTGNEPEEMAASGQGAAQAPGTPTLKALGLPQPDFHSLVLDLSTLSFVDTVCLKSLKNIFRDFREIEVEVYMAACHTPVVAQLEAGRFFDASISKQHLFASVHDAVTFAVQHPGSGPTSPVMVTKL encoded by the exons ATGGAGCCGAGGAGGCGGGACTACTGCGTGGAGCGGCCGGTGCTGAGCCAGGGGCAGCTGGAGGCGCTGGGACGCCGCGGCTTGGCGCCGGGTACCCGCCGCTGGCGCCCGCGGCTGCA GTGCTCCCGCGCTCGGGCCCGAGCCCTTCTGCTCCAGCACCTCCCAGTTCTGGCCTGGCTGCCACAGTATCCCGTGCATACCTGGCTCCTGGGTGACCTGTTGTCTGGCCTGAGCGTGGCCATTATGCAGCTGCCACAGG GCCTGGCGTACGCCCTCCTGGCCGGACTGCCCCCCGTGTTCGGCCTCTACAGCTCCTTCTACCCTGTCTTTATCTACTTCCTGTTCGGCACTTCTCGGCACATCTCTGTGG GCACCTTCGCTGTCATGTCAGTGATGGTGGGCAGTGTGACAGAGTCCCTGGCCCCAGATGAGGCTTTCCTCCAGGCCGAGAACGCCACAGTCAACAAGACAGCCAGGGACGCCACCCGGGTGCAGGTGGCCTCCACGCTCAGTGTCCTGGTCGGCCTCTTCCAG GTGGGGCTGGGCCTGGTCCGCTTCGGCTTTGTGGTGACCTACCTGTCAGAGCCCCTGGTCCGCGGCTACACCACAGCCGCCTCTGTGCATGTCCTCATCTCCCAGCTCAAGTATGTATTTGGTGTCCACCCGAGCAGCCGCTCCGGACCCCTGTCCCTCATCTAT ACAGTGCTGGAGGTCTGCCAGAAGCTGCCCCAGAGCGTGGTCGGCAACGTGGTCACTGCAGCCGTGGCAGGCGTGGGGCTGGCCGCGGTGAAGCTGCTCAACGACAAGCTGCAGCACCGCCTGCCCGTGCCACTGCCCGGGGAGCTGCTCACG CTCATTGGGGCCACCGGCATCTCCTACGGTGTGGGCCTGAAGCACAGATTTGGGGTGGCTGTTGTGGGCGACATCCCTGCAGG GCTGATAcccccagcagcccccagcccccagcacttTGCAAAGCTTGTGGGAAGCGCCTTCACCATTGCTGTCGTGGGGTTTGCCATCGCCATCTCACTGGGGAAGATCTTCGCCCTGAGGCATGGCTACCGGGTGGACAGCAACCAG GAGCTGGTGGCCCTCGGCCTCAGTAACCTCGTCGGGGGCATCTTCCAGTGCTTCCCCGTGAGCTGCTCCATGTCGAGAAGCCTGGTCCAGGAGGGCGCTGGGGGCAGCACCCAG GTGGCCGGAGCCGTGTCCTCCCTCTTCATCCTCGTCGTCATCGTCAAACTTGGGGAGCTCTTCCAAGACCTGCCCAAG GCAGTCTTGGCAGCCACCATCCTCGTGAACCTGAAGGGCATGCTGACGCAGGTCACGGACATACGTGCCCTCTGGGAGGCAAACCGGCCCGACCTG CTCATCTGGCTAGTGACCTTTGTGGCCACCATCCTGGTGAACCTGGACCTCGGCCTGGTGGTCGCGGTGGTCTTCTCCCTGCTGCTCGTGGTGGCCCGCACGCAGCT GCCCCGCTACTCTGTCCTGGGGCAGGTGCCAGGCACGGACATTTACAGAGATGTGGCAGAGTATTCAGAG GCCACGGAGGTCCCGGGCGTGAAGGTCTTCCGCTCCTCGGCCACCGTGTATTTCGCCAACGCTGAGCTCTACAGTGACGCGCTGAAGCAGAGGGTGAGGCCGGGGCCCCTGGTGAGGGGGTGCGTGTCCGagggccccccaccccacagagcCCATGCCCTCCCGCCTGCCCTTTGCCTGCAGTGTGGCGTGGACGTCGATCGCCTCATCTCCCGGAAGAAGCTGCTGCTCCAGAGGGCCCTGGGGTCTGGGCGGCACAAGGGGACCCTCCAGGAACAG GCCGCCGCCTGCGAGGACACATCTGCCGCCAACAACGTCCACACCAGCATCAGAGACGCCGAGAGTGGCTGCGAGGACTGCAAGGCCGAG GTGAGCACAGGGAATGAGCCGGAGGAGATGGCAGCCAGTGGGCAAGGCGCTGCCCAGGCCCCAGGCACACCCACCCTCAAGGCCCTGGGCCTGCCTCAGCCGGACTTCCACAGCCTTGTCCTTGACCTGAGCACCCTCTCATTCGTGGACACCGTGTGTCTCAAGAGCCTGAAGAAC ATTTTCCGAGACTTCCGGGAGATCGAGGTGGAGGTCTACATGGCTGCCTGCCACA CCCCAGTGGTTGCCCAGCTCGAGGCTGGGCGCTTCTTCGATGCATCCATCAGCAAACAGCACCTGTTTGCCTCTGTCCACGACGCGGTCACCTTTGCTGTCCAGCATCCCGGGTCCGGCCCCACCAGCCCTGTCATG GTCACCAAACTCTGA